GAGCTCAGCATACTTTAGCAGTGATCATGAGTTTTATGATGCTTGCGTGTGTCGGGAGTCAAAGGACTGATCCAATTGAAGAATCTCACGAGGTTGGTATTGCCTATCTGAATCTGGAAACCGGCGAGATCATGGCTTACAATGCTCAAACCCTTTTTCATGCTGCCAGTACGATGAAAACACCAGTTATGTTTCAGCTATTCAAAATGCGTGATGAGGGAATCATTGATCTGGACCAGAAGATTCTGGTAAATAATAGTTTTTCCAGTATTGTGGATGGCAGTTTATTCAGTTTGCCCATAGAATCTGCACAAGATGAGATCCTCTTTCCACAGCTTAACCACTATTTGAGCTATTATGAATTGATCGAAAAAATGATCACTCACAGCAGTAATCTAGCCACAAATATTCTCATGGAGTATACTGGGGCTGATTCCATAAGCAAGACCCTGAATGCACTTGAGGCAAGTGGTGTACTTGTCCTGCGCGGAGTGGAAGACTTGAAAGCTTATCGGATTGGTTTGAATAATGTTACCTCTGCCTATGGTATGATGAAAGTGATGGAAGCAGTATATCGGTCAGATCTGGTGGCTGATAGTTCCCAACAGGAAATGATCGGTATTCTAAAACGACAGGAATACAATGGGATGATTCCCGCAGGATTACCAGAGGATGCCGTGATTGCCCACAAAACAGGATCCATCACCCGAATCGCCCATGATGCTGCCCTGGTATTTCCAGCCAATGCCCCGCCATTTGTATTGGTGATCCTGACTCGTGGCTGGAATGATCACACCAAAGCTCAACGAGTAGGTGCCCGGATCGCCAGTAAAGTCTATCAATATCATCTGGGTCAACTGGAACGGACTGATATTGTTATCCCCGACCTATTTAAGTAGAGGTCAGAGACGGATCTCCTGATTCTGCATGAATAGTTCTCTCCTCGGGAGATGCCACGAAGTGGCAGAGGGGGTTATTATTAATCCGGCCCACTATGACGGAGTTCCAAAGCGAATCATCCAGCAGAAACCGGTTTGCCTGCAAATAAAATCCTGAATTCCGAACTGGCACCATGGGGTGCAAAATGTTATGATACGCCCATGATAAATCTACACACTTTAGCTACTGATGCAGCTCTGCAGGCTGGCAAGATTCTCCTCAAATACTACAAAAATGATTATGAGATTCAAGAGAAGGGATACCACAATCCGGTAACCACTGCTGATCATGAAGCCGATGCCTTCCTCAAGGGATTTCTCATGCAAGCGACCCCTGATTTTGGCTGGTTGTCCGAGGAAACGGTGGATTCTGACGTACGTCTCGAAAAAGAATATGTTTGGATCGTAGATCCACTTGATGGAACCAAGGAATTTATCGAAGGCGTTCCACATTTTGTGGTTTCCATTGGTTTGGTTAAGAATGGTATTCCAGTATTGGGGGTTCTGTATAATCCGGTACGTAAAGAACTGATTCGGACGGATCGTGCTGGTGTCGTTTGGTTTAATGAGGAGCAAACTGGGATCTGTCAGGCAAAAAAGCTGAAAGAAGCAGGCTGTTTAAATAGTCGATCCGAAACCCGTCGTGGTCTCTGGGAACCTTGGTCAGGCGAGTTCAAAGAGTTGATCCCTATTGGAAGTGTAGCCTACAAATTGGGTCTTACTGCTACCGGTCGTCAGGATTTCTTTGTCACACTCCGACCCAAGAACGAGTGGGATGTTTGTGCTGGGCACGCTTTACTGCTGGCAAACGGTGGTTGCATGAAGACCAATACAGGCCAGGAGATCAAATATAATCAAAGAAAAACTGTGATCGAGCCGGGTATGACTGGTGGTAATCCTGATCTGGTCAGATCCTTTATAAAGAGATTCAATGAACGCGAAGGGAAACAGGATGGGCAGTGATTCAAAACAATATGAAGCATTTGATGTTCTGGGAGATGGGATCAGTTTTGTGCGTCTGATCAACACCATGGGGTCTGATGTTGAGATCGTCAATGGCGCCCGGGTTTCATTTGGAAAACGACGTGAAGAATTGGATGAAAAAGATCAGGTATTGATCCAGTATTTGGCTGACGAACGACACACCTCTCCCTTTGAGCATGTTGCCTTCACTTTTCATATTAAATGTCCCCTGTTTGTGACCCGTCAATGGCATCGTCACCGCACCTGGTCCTATAATGAGATCAGTCGTCGCTACACATCCATGAATCTGGAGTTTTATATTCCAAAAACCTACAGACAACAGGCCGAAACCAATCGACAGGCCAGTACAGATGAATTATTGGTGGAGACCAAAAACGGTCGGAATATCCATGACTTGGTTACTTCTCACACCACAGAGGCGTTTGAGTTTTATGAATCTCTCATGGAGCAGGGGGTGGCCCGGGAACAGGCCAGGATGGTTCTTCCGCAGAATATGTACACCGAGATGTATGCCACTGTGAATCTACACAACCTGATCCATTTTATTGAGTTGCGTATTCACACGGGAGCTCAATGGGAAATTCAGCAGTTCGCTCTAAAGTTGTTGGACCTGGCTGAAGAGGCTGCTCCGTTCGCTATCAAGGCGATTCGGAAAGCTCGAAATTGGTAGATATAGAGTTAGGTGTTCCTTTCTGGACGAGCGGCAGCGGAGTGAAGAATCTCAGAACCTGGGCATTGCTGCGTCGGTCAGAGATCCTTCGTTTCACTCAGGAAGACGAAACTGAATGCTATTTGATAGAATCTTTGCGTCTCTGCCTCTGCAAGAGTCGCTTTTTCAACAGAAAATTTAACAATGGAGATACAAAATTATGGCTAAAGCAAACGCAATCTATGCCCAATCCGGAGGAGTAACCAGCGTCATTAATGGATCTGCTTATGGCGTTATCAAAGCAGCCCGGGAATCAGGAATCATCGATAATATTTATGGTGGTCTTTATGGCATCAATGGTATTCTGGAAGAAAACCTGGTTGACATTGCCCAGGAAGATTCCAGAGACATCGATAATTTACTATTTACTCCGTCTGGAGCTTTCGGATCATGCCGCAAAAAACTTCCCTCACTGGAAAAAAATCGCGCTGATTTTGAGAGAATCATCGAGGTCTTCAAGGCGCATGATGTGCGATATTTCTTTTATAACGGTGGTAATGATTCAATGGATACGGCCTATAAGATCTCTCAGCTTTCCCATGATATGGGCTATGATGTCACCTGTATCGGTGTCCCAAAGACCGTTGATAATGATCTACCGGTAACAGATAATTGTCCCGGTTTTGGTTCTGTGGCGAAATACAATGCCGTTTCTCTCCGAGAAGCCTCTTTTGATGTGGCATCCATGCATCATGATAGCACAAAAGCTTTCGTAGCTGAGACCATGGGCCGACATGC
This region of Candidatus Neomarinimicrobiota bacterium genomic DNA includes:
- a CDS encoding serine hydrolase, producing the protein MRAQHTLAVIMSFMMLACVGSQRTDPIEESHEVGIAYLNLETGEIMAYNAQTLFHAASTMKTPVMFQLFKMRDEGIIDLDQKILVNNSFSSIVDGSLFSLPIESAQDEILFPQLNHYLSYYELIEKMITHSSNLATNILMEYTGADSISKTLNALEASGVLVLRGVEDLKAYRIGLNNVTSAYGMMKVMEAVYRSDLVADSSQQEMIGILKRQEYNGMIPAGLPEDAVIAHKTGSITRIAHDAALVFPANAPPFVLVILTRGWNDHTKAQRVGARIASKVYQYHLGQLERTDIVIPDLFK
- the thyX gene encoding FAD-dependent thymidylate synthase; this encodes MGSDSKQYEAFDVLGDGISFVRLINTMGSDVEIVNGARVSFGKRREELDEKDQVLIQYLADERHTSPFEHVAFTFHIKCPLFVTRQWHRHRTWSYNEISRRYTSMNLEFYIPKTYRQQAETNRQASTDELLVETKNGRNIHDLVTSHTTEAFEFYESLMEQGVAREQARMVLPQNMYTEMYATVNLHNLIHFIELRIHTGAQWEIQQFALKLLDLAEEAAPFAIKAIRKARNW
- a CDS encoding 3'(2'),5'-bisphosphate nucleotidase CysQ, with the translated sequence MPANKILNSELAPWGAKCYDTPMINLHTLATDAALQAGKILLKYYKNDYEIQEKGYHNPVTTADHEADAFLKGFLMQATPDFGWLSEETVDSDVRLEKEYVWIVDPLDGTKEFIEGVPHFVVSIGLVKNGIPVLGVLYNPVRKELIRTDRAGVVWFNEEQTGICQAKKLKEAGCLNSRSETRRGLWEPWSGEFKELIPIGSVAYKLGLTATGRQDFFVTLRPKNEWDVCAGHALLLANGGCMKTNTGQEIKYNQRKTVIEPGMTGGNPDLVRSFIKRFNEREGKQDGQ